The following is a genomic window from Amycolatopsis cihanbeyliensis.
CGGTGGCCTTCGACTGGCCGGGCGGCTACGTCGCGCACCACTACACCCGCTACCTCGGCGACCTCGCGGGCGGTCAGGTGGTGCGGTCGCTGCTGCGCAAGACCTACGGGGTGGAGGGTGCGGGCGCGCTGTTCTACGACTTCAGCACACTGGGCAGCCCGAGCGCGTTCCGCGGGCGCTATCGCGAGTTGCTGAACACCGCCGGCTGGGACGCGGCCGAGCGGGAACGCATCATCGCGGAGACACTGACCGCGTTCGAGCTGAACATCGACGTACTCACCGAACTCGCGGAAGCTGTGGTTCCGGCAACATCACGTTGACCTCAACCGGACTCGAACTTGCAGGATCGACACGGAAGCAGGGGCCCGTTTTTCGGGAGGACACAGCGAATTCTTCGCCGTGCCGAAAAGTGTCCCCGGTTCGCCGGGCCACACCGCTGCTACTAGGTTTGGGTAAGACAACAGACTTTGTGTCGAAACTAAAGAGGAGGGCTGATGGCCCGGTACGAGCTTCCGGATCTCGACTACGACTACGGCGCCCTGGCTCCGCACATTTCCGGCGAGATCAACGAGCTGCACCACAGCAAGCACCACGCGACCTACGTCAAGGGTGCCAACGACACGCTCGAGAAGCTTGCCGCGGCCCGCGAGGCCGACGACTTCGGCTCGATCGTCGGGTTGGAGACCACGCTGGCGTTCAATCTCGCCGGGCACGCCAACCACGTGGTGTGGTGGAAGATCCTGTCCCCCAACGGCGGCGACAAGCCGACCGGTGAGCTCGCGGCCGCGATCGACGACGCCTTCGGCTCGTTCGACAAGTTCAAGGCACAGTTCACCGCGGTGTGCACCACGATCCAGGGCAACGGCTGGGGCGCCCTGTCCTGGGACCCGATCGGCAAGACGCTGATCACCCAGCAACTGCGCGACCACCACAACAACCTGGTGCTGCCCACCCAGCCGATCCTGCTGGTGGATGTCTGGGAGCACGCGTTCTACCTGGACTACAAGAACGTGAAGCCGGACTACGTCAAGGCGCTGTGGAACGTCTTCAACTGGGAGGAGATCGGCAAGCGGTTCGAGAACGCCCGCAACGGCGGCAACGGGCTGCTGCTGAGCTGAACACCACGAACGCTCGAGCGGGGCTCTTCCCTCGGGAAGGGCCCCGTTTCCGCGCGCCCGGCACCCGCGGTCGGTGCCGCCGGCCGGAGCACACGTGAACGGGGCCCCGCCGCCGGTCTCCCGGCCGCGGGGCCCCGCCCGTTCCCGAACTGACTGCCGCTCCCACCACGAAGCGGACAAGAATGAGGTTAGCCTAACCTGAATCACGGAAGCAAGGGCGTGGCGGAAGAGAACGCGATCTCACCCGATCGAGTTACCGCTGCCGCCGCGACCGCGCCAGCAGGGCCGCGCAGACCACCGCGGCCAGCACCGAGACGGTCCCGCCGATGAAGAACGGGGAGCGGCCACCGAACACGTCGGCCATCCAGCCCGTCAGCGGACCGCCGATCGGGTTGCCGCCGACCAGCACCAGGACGTACAGCCCCATCACCCGACCGCGCATCTCCGGGCTGACC
Proteins encoded in this region:
- a CDS encoding superoxide dismutase: MARYELPDLDYDYGALAPHISGEINELHHSKHHATYVKGANDTLEKLAAAREADDFGSIVGLETTLAFNLAGHANHVVWWKILSPNGGDKPTGELAAAIDDAFGSFDKFKAQFTAVCTTIQGNGWGALSWDPIGKTLITQQLRDHHNNLVLPTQPILLVDVWEHAFYLDYKNVKPDYVKALWNVFNWEEIGKRFENARNGGNGLLLS